In one Marispirochaeta aestuarii genomic region, the following are encoded:
- a CDS encoding transporter substrate-binding domain-containing protein, with protein sequence MLIFTTFLIILSGCAEEYAIYETPSRVQTVSIQEAGTTTLVVKGDWQYPPFEFLDGDGEPSGFNVDIMKAIQEVLGLEMIIDLGPWHEVREELEEGEIHVLMGMFRTPERARKADFTIPHFIASYNLFVPRNSDIRVMEDARDSRILVQRGDLAHDYLLEKGYEKSLVVKDSVTEVIRGLAEGEGDCALASLTQGGIILDRYDITSLKVIPESVLTGSYCIAVRKGDTKLLAILNEGLNLIKINGEYDRIYEKWFGLIEERRLLGSRIARLVLISVGALFLIGLSWTLTLRRQVSQKTAALNRELVRSREIQENLEKAVRAKTLFLANISHELRTPVNGFLGMTALLRNTELSEVQSEYVDMADYSAEYLLKLIDDLLDTARLENSRLRLLIENFSPREVIENCIRMVEKPAGEKGIKIISELPDPAILFPGDRTRIGQVIINLVSNAVKYSEGGTVTVRAHVDSELVISVADEGLGIPEEKLSSIFDSFRQLENPYTKTHQGAGLGLAIVKSLVGLMKGRLNVESVEGKGSTFTLSIPPGKSDKPDGPETSGESEVSVNADGNDSVERILIVEDESINMLYLRRVLESAGYTVLEASNGQEAVDRAIEDKPDLIFMDIGLPVMDGKEATRILKAREDFSRVPVIALTAHSGSDEAQEFMNAGGNAVIVKPFREYQILEAIKKRYAWTSDKHTV encoded by the coding sequence TTGCTGATTTTTACTACTTTTTTAATCATATTATCCGGATGTGCTGAAGAATACGCTATTTATGAAACACCTTCCAGAGTTCAAACCGTCTCTATTCAGGAGGCGGGTACCACCACCCTCGTTGTAAAAGGAGACTGGCAATATCCGCCTTTTGAATTCCTTGACGGAGACGGCGAACCATCAGGCTTCAATGTGGATATCATGAAGGCCATACAGGAAGTCCTGGGGCTGGAGATGATTATCGATCTTGGCCCATGGCATGAGGTCCGGGAGGAACTTGAGGAAGGAGAGATTCATGTTCTTATGGGAATGTTCAGGACCCCCGAAAGGGCCAGGAAAGCAGATTTCACCATACCCCATTTCATAGCTTCCTATAATCTCTTTGTTCCCCGGAATTCAGATATCAGGGTTATGGAGGATGCAAGGGACTCCAGAATACTGGTACAGCGGGGAGACCTGGCTCATGATTATCTGCTGGAGAAGGGCTATGAAAAATCCCTTGTTGTAAAGGATTCCGTCACAGAAGTAATCCGCGGTCTTGCTGAGGGAGAGGGCGACTGTGCCCTGGCATCCCTTACTCAAGGGGGAATCATCCTTGACCGCTACGATATTACATCCCTTAAGGTTATTCCTGAATCGGTTTTGACCGGATCATACTGCATTGCCGTTCGAAAGGGCGATACAAAGCTGCTCGCCATATTGAACGAGGGACTTAACCTGATAAAAATCAATGGTGAATATGACAGGATTTATGAAAAGTGGTTCGGGCTGATCGAGGAGAGACGACTGCTGGGATCGAGAATAGCCCGCCTTGTACTCATAAGTGTGGGAGCCCTCTTTCTCATCGGATTATCCTGGACTCTTACACTCCGTCGACAGGTTTCACAGAAAACCGCTGCCCTGAACCGGGAACTGGTCCGGAGCAGAGAGATCCAGGAGAACCTCGAAAAGGCTGTCAGGGCAAAGACCCTTTTTCTTGCAAATATAAGCCATGAACTGCGTACACCGGTGAATGGTTTTCTGGGTATGACAGCTCTCCTGAGAAATACCGAACTCTCGGAAGTACAGTCCGAGTACGTCGATATGGCTGATTATTCAGCTGAATATCTGCTGAAGCTTATTGATGATCTTCTGGATACAGCTCGTCTGGAGAATTCCCGTCTGCGCCTGCTGATAGAGAATTTCAGTCCCAGGGAGGTGATTGAAAACTGTATCAGGATGGTGGAGAAACCGGCAGGAGAAAAGGGTATAAAAATAATCTCCGAACTTCCGGATCCTGCAATCCTTTTTCCCGGAGACCGGACGCGAATTGGACAGGTGATAATTAACCTTGTATCCAATGCTGTTAAATACTCCGAGGGAGGAACCGTTACTGTAAGGGCTCATGTGGATTCGGAGCTTGTAATTTCAGTCGCAGATGAGGGCCTGGGCATTCCGGAGGAGAAACTGTCCAGCATTTTCGACTCCTTTCGACAGCTCGAGAATCCCTATACAAAAACGCACCAGGGTGCAGGTCTGGGATTGGCTATTGTCAAATCCCTTGTGGGACTCATGAAAGGGCGTCTGAATGTTGAATCCGTCGAAGGAAAAGGATCAACCTTTACGCTAAGCATCCCTCCGGGGAAAAGTGATAAACCGGATGGACCGGAAACAAGCGGAGAGAGCGAAGTATCCGTGAACGCCGACGGAAATGATTCTGTAGAGAGGATCCTGATTGTTGAAGATGAGAGTATAAACATGCTGTACCTTCGAAGAGTTCTGGAAAGTGCCGGGTATACGGTACTGGAGGCCTCAAACGGACAGGAAGCGGTAGACAGGGCCATAGAGGATAAACCCGACCTTATTTTTATGGATATCGGGCTTCCAGTCATGGATGGTAAGGAAGCCACCCGCATTCTTAAAGCCCGGGAAGATTTTTCCCGGGTGCCTGTTATCGCCCTGACAGCTCATTCCGGAAGCGACGAGGCACAGGAGTTTATGAATGCAGGAGGCAATGCGGTTATCGTCAAACCCTTCCGGGAGTACCAGATCCTGGAGGCAATAAAAAAACGGTATGCCTGGACGTCAGATAAGCATACCGTTTAA
- a CDS encoding ATP-binding protein: MTAYYQKMFIRDTRDYLARLNPLLSRLESRTATGDDIDNAFRLMHSIKSEAAHLGKKSIADLTHVAESVLQELKEEPQYEGHLNRLFESVSRIEDTVSREGIASGDTPSSLHESGSSPAGRAEEKLAGFEVLNEFQLVLLREARDRGEYLYRMICEFEDPTEMLYPKAVLILNNLEQIVNVIRSFPDLSQGFEEENISPEYFFTTHRPEKDLFNAVKVDQVKRVFLTRLNWDQYLPDTPARKSRDKAGKDDSQLIINRHELISIWFNYLKGKIHTQLTDQSIKGGSSGLTEVFDGIGQALQATRFVPFETIFHDLPEIVHHSAAEQGKDARCLLQGGEQLLESCFVPRLRGPLVQLLRNAVSHGIEVPAARLKEGKSPRGEVTVRYQRSDKEIRIDIQDDGRGMDEKAIRNKALEHGLDSSASLFRIITSPGFSTSEIISLEAGRGIGLDIVAEEIGRIPGATVSLENRENQGARFCISIPVEASVRKIYFARYKRHTIAVDGTVFLEHEKPEKTGFRDDGDGRVRYRGCPVYTCEGYLFWSDNFVSEDTLIKIRNSREDYYLLVDKLLFIESFPADLFVLSEAEGGEPLSQLSIGGLKTGISFLSSDDLLNLKNPVMQNE, translated from the coding sequence GTGACAGCCTATTATCAGAAGATGTTTATACGGGACACCCGGGATTATCTAGCGAGGCTGAATCCCCTTCTGTCCAGGCTGGAGTCCAGGACCGCAACGGGGGATGACATAGACAATGCCTTCCGTCTCATGCACAGCATAAAATCGGAAGCGGCCCATTTGGGCAAAAAGAGTATCGCGGATCTTACGCATGTAGCAGAATCGGTACTCCAGGAATTGAAAGAGGAACCGCAGTACGAGGGACATCTCAATCGACTCTTCGAATCCGTTTCGCGGATCGAAGATACAGTTTCCCGGGAAGGTATCGCTTCCGGTGATACCCCTTCGTCGCTTCATGAATCCGGCTCAAGCCCGGCGGGAAGGGCTGAAGAAAAGCTTGCGGGATTCGAAGTCCTGAATGAGTTCCAGCTCGTGCTTCTCAGGGAGGCCCGGGACAGGGGCGAGTACCTCTACCGGATGATCTGTGAATTTGAGGATCCGACGGAGATGCTGTATCCAAAAGCCGTATTGATACTGAATAACCTGGAACAGATTGTCAATGTTATACGGAGCTTTCCGGACCTGTCCCAGGGCTTTGAGGAAGAAAACATAAGCCCTGAATATTTTTTTACCACCCACCGGCCCGAGAAGGATCTTTTTAACGCGGTCAAGGTAGACCAGGTAAAAAGGGTTTTCCTTACCAGGCTGAACTGGGACCAGTATCTGCCGGATACCCCGGCGCGGAAAAGCAGGGATAAAGCCGGCAAAGACGATTCTCAGCTGATTATTAATCGCCATGAACTTATCTCTATCTGGTTTAATTACCTCAAAGGGAAAATACATACACAGCTGACTGACCAATCGATAAAAGGCGGCTCTTCCGGCCTTACGGAGGTCTTTGACGGTATCGGTCAGGCCCTTCAGGCAACCCGTTTTGTTCCTTTCGAAACGATCTTTCACGATTTGCCTGAAATAGTTCATCACAGCGCGGCGGAGCAGGGAAAAGACGCCCGTTGTCTGCTGCAGGGCGGGGAACAGCTGCTTGAGAGCTGCTTTGTCCCCAGGTTGAGGGGACCCCTGGTTCAGCTTCTGCGAAATGCCGTAAGTCACGGTATCGAAGTGCCTGCCGCACGTCTGAAAGAGGGAAAATCCCCCCGGGGAGAGGTCACCGTCCGGTACCAGCGGAGCGACAAGGAGATCCGTATCGATATTCAGGATGACGGCAGAGGAATGGATGAAAAAGCCATCCGGAACAAGGCTCTGGAGCACGGTCTGGATTCCTCTGCTTCACTGTTCAGAATAATTACCTCCCCGGGGTTTTCCACCAGTGAGATTATTTCCCTGGAAGCGGGAAGAGGTATAGGCCTCGATATCGTTGCCGAGGAGATTGGACGTATACCCGGCGCCACCGTCAGCCTTGAGAACAGGGAGAATCAGGGAGCCCGGTTCTGTATCAGCATTCCGGTGGAAGCATCCGTGAGAAAGATCTATTTTGCCCGGTACAAGCGGCACACAATTGCTGTGGACGGTACAGTCTTTCTCGAGCATGAGAAACCGGAGAAAACAGGGTTCCGGGACGACGGGGATGGACGGGTCCGGTATCGGGGCTGTCCGGTCTATACCTGTGAGGGGTATCTTTTCTGGAGCGACAATTTTGTTTCCGAGGATACCCTGATAAAGATCAGAAACAGCCGGGAGGATTACTATCTTCTGGTTGATAAGCTGCTTTTCATTGAGTCATTTCCAGCCGATCTGTTCGTACTCTCGGAAGCTGAGGGGGGAGAACCCCTGTCGCAGCTTTCGATTGGTGGTCTGAAAACAGGTATCAGTTTTCTTTCCAGTGATGACCTGTTGAATCTTAAGAACCCGGTTATGCAGAACGAATGA
- a CDS encoding DnaJ domain-containing protein — protein sequence MLARECFRILGVPESAPDSEIKRAYRRMVMELHPDTGQRPDNLAFSRVVEAYRSISSFKSARRILDFPPRPEASGFRKSQGVKKTQPERNWGKNESLHSLGNTLLNGKTPYQRSFAALRLGNSGQKSSYVYLRKALQDKDPQVVISSVRAIGKLKIDYATQDLFSLFRRGDIAVKSSILETLMAIDNYSAFREIIIKGMQDTSSVIRRKSLRLFNSMQQKRSAR from the coding sequence GTGCTGGCTAGGGAGTGTTTTAGAATCCTGGGTGTCCCTGAATCGGCACCTGACTCGGAGATTAAAAGGGCCTACCGGCGAATGGTTATGGAGCTGCATCCGGATACCGGCCAGCGGCCGGACAACCTTGCTTTTTCCAGGGTAGTGGAGGCCTATCGATCAATCTCCAGTTTCAAGTCTGCCAGGAGAATTCTCGATTTTCCTCCACGTCCGGAAGCCTCAGGCTTTCGTAAAAGTCAGGGGGTAAAAAAGACACAACCGGAAAGAAACTGGGGTAAAAATGAGAGTCTTCACAGCCTGGGGAATACCCTGCTGAATGGAAAAACTCCCTACCAGCGATCCTTTGCAGCCCTGCGTCTTGGAAACAGTGGACAGAAAAGCAGTTACGTCTATCTGCGGAAGGCGCTCCAGGATAAGGATCCCCAGGTCGTGATATCTTCTGTTCGCGCCATAGGGAAGCTCAAGATTGATTATGCAACTCAGGATCTCTTTTCGCTTTTTCGTCGTGGTGATATTGCAGTAAAGAGCTCTATTCTGGAAACCCTTATGGCGATAGATAACTATTCCGCTTTCAGGGAGATCATCATCAAAGGTATGCAGGATACCAGTTCTGTTATCCGCAGAAAATCATTACGCCTTTTTAATTCCATGCAGCAGAAGAGGAGTGCCAGGTGA
- a CDS encoding Hsp70 family protein, protein MRFKQIKSLVEAQTAGYADTAVVAVPAGIGDIQSREITDAAKKAGFHRIRLIPQAEATAAAMLHGTTGTVLVLDFGESSFKASLVEIKGNDISLNRCLSDSSTGGGSFTRDMCGLLKKKTGNIIGKLQNVSDAFKIALSSSSEYTSSVQGVQVSLDRRDYEKILGSRIGRIEDLVRQLLRSSGHRTSEIDTVLLAGGGSHIPCIQSCVSRIFRESVPVRICPADTAARGALLLFQRRTAPVQGTVGISPSDFGLEIDWGRPFWMMQKDRPLPALEKRIFTTLADNQRRAEIHVIQRSTEDPSRTVSLSRIMLPQIPPALQGRPKIEIQFVLHSSGMLTVTVQSPSGRISETMKIMIKEAVGDKCGSGIKDMDILISRVEREYRGRRFFIDPEFSEDINAILELARRQKKSADPGLRRECSIALWSILKEIKSLDAGREADCAG, encoded by the coding sequence ATGCGCTTCAAACAGATTAAGTCCCTCGTCGAAGCGCAGACTGCAGGCTATGCGGATACCGCTGTTGTGGCTGTTCCGGCAGGTATCGGAGATATTCAATCCCGGGAGATTACTGATGCCGCAAAAAAAGCCGGTTTCCATCGGATACGTTTGATCCCCCAGGCAGAAGCAACGGCGGCCGCCATGTTGCATGGTACAACCGGTACGGTACTGGTTCTCGATTTCGGAGAGAGCAGTTTCAAAGCATCCCTTGTAGAGATTAAAGGCAATGATATCAGCCTGAATCGATGTTTAAGCGATAGCTCCACAGGGGGAGGCAGCTTTACCCGGGACATGTGCGGACTTCTTAAAAAGAAGACGGGAAACATAATCGGAAAATTACAGAATGTTTCCGACGCCTTCAAGATCGCACTGAGCTCTTCATCGGAATATACCTCCTCCGTGCAGGGTGTACAGGTGAGCCTTGATCGCCGGGACTATGAGAAAATACTTGGAAGCAGGATCGGCCGCATAGAAGATCTTGTGCGGCAGCTGTTACGGTCATCGGGACACCGGACATCAGAGATCGATACCGTCCTTCTTGCGGGAGGCGGATCTCATATTCCGTGCATTCAAAGCTGTGTCAGCAGGATCTTCCGTGAATCGGTACCTGTAAGAATTTGTCCTGCGGATACGGCAGCCAGGGGTGCCCTGCTTCTGTTTCAGAGGAGAACGGCTCCGGTGCAGGGAACTGTCGGGATATCTCCGTCGGATTTCGGACTGGAGATCGACTGGGGCAGACCGTTCTGGATGATGCAAAAGGACAGACCTCTCCCGGCCCTGGAGAAAAGGATTTTTACCACCCTTGCGGATAATCAGCGACGGGCAGAAATCCATGTTATTCAGAGAAGCACAGAAGACCCGTCCCGGACTGTTTCTCTCAGCCGGATTATGCTTCCCCAAATTCCTCCCGCTCTCCAGGGCCGACCGAAAATCGAAATACAGTTCGTTCTTCACTCCAGCGGCATGCTGACTGTTACCGTGCAGAGTCCTTCAGGAAGGATCTCTGAAACCATGAAGATCATGATAAAGGAAGCGGTCGGGGATAAGTGTGGTTCCGGCATCAAGGATATGGATATTCTTATTTCCCGGGTTGAACGGGAATACCGGGGACGAAGATTCTTTATCGATCCTGAGTTTTCCGAGGATATCAATGCTATACTGGAGCTTGCCCGCAGGCAAAAAAAATCAGCTGATCCAGGGCTCAGGCGGGAATGTTCGATTGCTTTATGGAGTATTCTGAAGGAGATCAAGTCCCTGGATGCGGGCAGGGAGGCTGATTGTGCTGGCTAG
- a CDS encoding FapA family protein translates to MVGLSRIREYMRSQAEEDKTRRSVNVSGPSIEDALTQASIELGIPLKDIEYELLEPGSRGTFGIGRKDCILIAYKKAEEQLPEEEALDIDLGFAGDDDGKEETRNGDVFVRLSPEGILLKVSPPVGGGKKATERQALDALDRRGVSHFDKNMIAQVVKQASGDYIPVGEYAYNPANDPIMTVDITDFEMKAYIVVRPPGEGGSDLSYEVIENFLKNNGIIHGLRDETINAFIDRPVYNESILVAEGTKPQDGEDARILYNFERDSNKIQLKEKNGKVDFKEQNIVQNVVEGQVLARKVPAGEGKNGRSVTGKLLPAKNGKDVNLGIGKNVNLSEDGMTAVAAINGQVVIVNDKLNVEPIHVVNGSVNLKTGGNVVFLGTVYVKGGVEDGFKVKAAGNIEVVGNVGKCELDAEGDIIIHQGVNGRGGGTVRAGRTVWAKFIENSNVESGENVVVSDGIINSSVDANQRIICQGKRATIVGGHLRASEEVHAKNIGSVAGAETVVEVGYDPKSIESIQRLEKEIKTFDDQLEEIELNIHTLENIKKMKKALPEEKEQYLEELQGQQRKIEVKRDEKKEEIKKIQEYLASLKVNGKVSASGKVYPGVKVVIKDASLKIRNEFKNVTFINELNEVKVTKYEALEEDFSKNH, encoded by the coding sequence ATGGTCGGATTGTCCCGTATCCGGGAGTACATGCGAAGCCAGGCGGAAGAGGATAAGACCCGCAGATCCGTCAATGTGAGCGGTCCCAGTATCGAAGATGCACTGACTCAGGCTTCCATTGAACTGGGCATTCCGCTTAAAGACATAGAATATGAACTCCTCGAACCCGGCAGCCGGGGGACCTTCGGTATCGGCAGGAAGGATTGCATCCTTATCGCCTATAAAAAAGCAGAAGAACAGCTGCCAGAGGAAGAGGCCCTTGACATCGATCTCGGTTTTGCCGGAGATGACGACGGAAAAGAGGAGACTCGAAACGGGGATGTTTTTGTCCGTTTATCTCCTGAGGGTATATTATTAAAGGTCAGCCCTCCAGTGGGCGGGGGGAAAAAGGCGACTGAACGACAGGCCCTTGATGCTCTTGATCGCCGAGGGGTCAGCCATTTCGATAAAAACATGATAGCCCAGGTGGTAAAGCAGGCCTCGGGAGATTACATCCCGGTTGGCGAATACGCATACAATCCGGCTAATGATCCTATCATGACAGTGGATATCACCGATTTCGAGATGAAGGCCTATATAGTTGTACGGCCTCCGGGAGAGGGCGGTTCAGATCTCAGCTATGAAGTAATAGAAAATTTTCTCAAAAACAACGGCATCATCCATGGTCTCAGGGATGAGACTATTAATGCATTTATCGATCGTCCCGTATACAACGAGTCGATACTGGTGGCGGAGGGTACGAAACCTCAGGATGGAGAAGACGCTCGAATCCTGTATAATTTTGAACGGGATTCCAACAAGATCCAGCTGAAAGAGAAGAACGGTAAAGTCGATTTCAAGGAACAGAATATTGTTCAGAATGTAGTCGAAGGTCAGGTTCTTGCCCGGAAGGTACCCGCCGGCGAAGGCAAAAACGGACGAAGCGTAACCGGAAAACTGCTGCCGGCCAAAAACGGAAAAGATGTCAACCTTGGAATAGGCAAGAACGTCAATCTTTCTGAAGACGGTATGACCGCCGTGGCGGCCATAAACGGCCAGGTTGTCATCGTGAACGACAAGCTGAATGTGGAACCGATTCACGTTGTCAACGGAAGCGTCAATCTGAAAACCGGCGGTAACGTGGTATTCCTGGGGACCGTCTATGTAAAAGGCGGTGTGGAAGACGGTTTTAAAGTTAAAGCCGCGGGTAATATTGAGGTTGTCGGAAACGTCGGAAAATGCGAACTGGACGCTGAAGGGGATATCATCATCCATCAGGGTGTCAACGGCCGGGGCGGCGGCACTGTCCGGGCCGGCCGCACGGTGTGGGCAAAGTTCATAGAAAACTCCAACGTTGAATCCGGTGAAAACGTCGTTGTCAGCGACGGAATCATTAACAGTTCCGTGGATGCTAATCAGCGTATTATCTGCCAGGGAAAACGGGCGACCATCGTAGGCGGTCATCTGCGGGCCAGTGAAGAGGTCCATGCGAAGAACATCGGTTCAGTGGCCGGTGCGGAGACTGTCGTCGAGGTTGGTTACGATCCGAAGAGTATCGAGAGTATTCAGCGACTGGAAAAAGAGATAAAGACCTTTGATGATCAGCTGGAAGAGATCGAGCTGAATATCCACACCCTGGAGAATATCAAGAAAATGAAAAAGGCGCTGCCTGAAGAAAAGGAGCAGTATCTTGAGGAACTTCAGGGACAGCAGCGAAAGATTGAAGTAAAACGGGATGAAAAAAAGGAAGAGATAAAAAAAATCCAGGAGTATCTCGCATCTCTCAAGGTAAACGGAAAGGTTTCCGCTTCAGGGAAGGTATATCCCGGCGTTAAAGTGGTTATCAAAGATGCGAGCCTTAAGATTCGGAATGAGTTTAAAAACGTCACCTTTATCAACGAGTTGAATGAGGTAAAGGTTACGAAGTACGAAGCCCTTGAGGAGGACTTTTCCAAAAACCACTGA
- the whiG gene encoding RNA polymerase sigma factor WhiG: MAETALQGKTEEELWALYKKNRDPKIRDAFVKQYAPLVKYVAGKVAMGMPHNVEFDDLVGFGVFGLIDAINKFDPEKHVKFKTYAVTRIRGAIFDELRSIDWVPRSVRQKAREIEDTVQRLEASLGRSASDQEIAAEMGMDIDEYHRAMVKISGTSIMSLNDVWYSGEENDKISIVDSIESPQSLNPDIIVEKEEIKKVIIEAINELPEKEKKVLVLYYYEDLTLKEIGKVLEVTESRISQLHTKAIMRLRAKLTNIKKGIM, translated from the coding sequence ATGGCAGAGACCGCATTGCAGGGAAAAACTGAAGAAGAACTCTGGGCCCTTTACAAGAAAAACCGGGATCCAAAAATACGCGATGCTTTTGTAAAGCAGTATGCGCCTCTGGTTAAATACGTTGCCGGAAAGGTCGCCATGGGAATGCCGCATAACGTTGAGTTCGATGACCTGGTGGGTTTCGGAGTTTTTGGACTGATTGATGCGATAAACAAGTTTGACCCTGAAAAGCACGTGAAATTCAAAACCTATGCGGTAACCCGCATCAGGGGGGCAATCTTCGATGAGCTCAGGTCCATCGACTGGGTTCCGCGGTCGGTGCGTCAGAAAGCACGGGAGATAGAGGATACCGTTCAGCGTCTCGAAGCCTCCCTGGGACGAAGTGCTTCCGATCAGGAGATAGCCGCGGAAATGGGTATGGATATTGACGAGTATCACCGGGCGATGGTCAAGATCAGCGGTACTTCCATAATGTCCCTGAATGATGTCTGGTATTCCGGGGAGGAAAACGACAAAATATCGATTGTCGACAGTATTGAGTCACCCCAGAGTCTGAATCCGGACATTATTGTAGAAAAAGAAGAGATTAAAAAGGTAATTATCGAAGCGATAAATGAATTGCCGGAAAAAGAAAAAAAGGTTCTTGTACTCTACTATTATGAAGATCTCACTCTGAAGGAGATAGGAAAGGTCCTGGAGGTGACTGAATCGCGAATTTCCCAGTTGCATACCAAGGCGATCATGCGCCTGAGGGCCAAGCTTACGAATATCAAGAAGGGGATTATGTAG
- a CDS encoding midas domain-containing protein: MVSWLFAAGPAGFAFIASFLIGLISGVGFLSIIVRAFLSGLVFAGLGMGVALLGRTLFPELIPENKKSVDQDAGTEDEPEKSPGGSVDITLEDDETGRKFDTASGAGDLFSEGDGFVEEIQASTSSEPDGSVSDDEGEEAVDSVEELDGLPSLDAFSDSFDSGWGSESDEEPSSGGRESEVDILGETQNPGDVARAVKTMMKRDQEG, translated from the coding sequence GTGGTGTCCTGGCTGTTTGCGGCCGGCCCTGCCGGTTTCGCGTTTATTGCATCGTTTTTAATCGGACTTATAAGCGGGGTTGGCTTTCTGAGTATTATTGTCAGGGCCTTCCTGTCCGGGCTTGTTTTTGCCGGCCTGGGAATGGGGGTAGCTCTCCTGGGAAGAACATTGTTTCCGGAGCTTATCCCTGAGAATAAAAAATCGGTGGACCAGGATGCAGGCACTGAGGATGAGCCTGAGAAAAGCCCGGGTGGAAGCGTTGATATTACCCTCGAGGATGATGAGACCGGGAGAAAATTCGATACTGCCTCCGGAGCTGGTGATCTCTTTTCCGAAGGTGACGGTTTTGTTGAGGAAATTCAGGCTTCCACTTCATCGGAACCTGATGGTTCTGTTTCCGATGACGAAGGCGAGGAAGCGGTAGATTCGGTTGAAGAGCTAGATGGTCTTCCCAGTCTGGACGCCTTCAGCGATTCCTTCGATTCCGGCTGGGGTTCCGAATCCGACGAGGAACCTTCGTCCGGAGGAAGGGAGTCTGAGGTGGATATACTTGGGGAGACCCAGAATCCGGGAGATGTAGCCAGGGCTGTGAAAACGATGATGAAACGGGACCAGGAAGGATAA
- a CDS encoding MinD/ParA family protein gives MTDQAEQLREIMRSKNGAGNQKTRIIAVASGKGGVGKTNLSINIALAYARLGKKVIVMDADLGLANVNVVLGIIPKYNLYHLIRKQKNLQEILLDTNYGIQIIAGASGFSKIANLSDEEREHFIEELSGLSEADVIVIDTSAGVSHNVLDFIAAADEALIVTTPEPTAITDAYGIIKIIATEIDNMNLGLKLIVNRVKSVTEGKKVSERVISIAGQFLNLKVDYLGYVYDDPVVSSSVLKQKPFMVVDPNSKAAICVKHIVGRLEKVEYREGSGIGNFIRKLLGKD, from the coding sequence ATGACGGATCAAGCGGAACAGCTGCGGGAAATCATGCGTTCGAAAAACGGTGCCGGGAATCAGAAAACCCGGATAATCGCCGTGGCGAGCGGAAAGGGTGGGGTCGGCAAAACGAATCTGTCCATAAATATTGCCCTTGCCTATGCCCGGCTGGGGAAAAAGGTCATCGTAATGGATGCCGACCTCGGACTGGCGAATGTCAATGTGGTACTGGGAATTATCCCGAAATATAATCTCTACCATTTGATTCGAAAGCAGAAGAACCTGCAGGAAATCCTTCTGGATACCAACTATGGTATTCAGATAATCGCGGGGGCTTCCGGATTTTCCAAGATCGCCAATCTTTCTGATGAGGAACGGGAGCACTTTATTGAAGAACTTTCGGGGCTCTCGGAGGCGGATGTAATCGTCATAGATACGAGCGCCGGAGTGTCTCACAATGTACTGGATTTTATTGCCGCCGCGGATGAGGCCCTTATCGTAACAACTCCCGAGCCCACCGCCATCACCGATGCCTATGGTATTATCAAGATAATCGCTACGGAAATAGACAACATGAACCTGGGACTCAAGTTGATTGTCAACCGGGTCAAGTCGGTTACTGAGGGCAAAAAGGTTTCTGAGCGGGTAATCAGCATAGCAGGTCAGTTTCTGAATCTGAAGGTTGATTATCTCGGGTATGTATATGACGACCCGGTGGTCAGTTCTTCCGTATTGAAGCAGAAACCTTTTATGGTGGTGGACCCAAACAGCAAAGCCGCTATCTGCGTCAAGCATATTGTCGGACGTCTTGAGAAGGTTGAGTACCGTGAGGGGAGCGGTATTGGAAATTTTATCCGGAAGCTTCTGGGCAAAGACTAG